A stretch of Lysinibacillus agricola DNA encodes these proteins:
- a CDS encoding FAD-binding oxidoreductase: MITTNEELVIALRSVLTESQVTINQTILEQHSSDESYHSASLPDIVVFPTTTEEVSFIINIANQYKVPIVPFGRGTSLEGHVIPYDHGITIDFSLMNKILEVREKDFLVKVQPGVTRSQLNKELKKYGLFFSVDPGADATLGGMAATNASGTTSVKYGVMRDQVRDLEVVLSDGTVIHTGNLAEKSSSGYHLNGLFVGSEGTLGCFTELTLRVYGIPEYVMAARASFKTVNDAVEAVVSILQAGIPIARVELVDEPSIKQVNLHSKTAYEEQPTLFLEFQGNEAGLKQDVEFMKEIVAAYNCEHIDFEGDNAARNQLWEARHNLAYAYVHGHPGKKLMVTDVCLPISELAGAIAHAREALDLLALTGGIVGHVGDGNFHVLLMIDMNDSNEIKKADEFNELIVMYALERGGTCTGEHGVGIGKQKYQEKEHGKALLVMEKIKQALDPDGLLNPNKILKIKKEGVEI, from the coding sequence ATGATTACAACAAATGAGGAATTAGTGATTGCTCTACGGAGTGTTCTTACTGAAAGCCAAGTAACGATCAATCAAACGATTTTAGAACAACATAGCAGTGATGAATCGTATCATAGTGCCAGTCTACCGGATATTGTTGTGTTTCCGACAACGACGGAAGAAGTGAGTTTTATTATAAACATAGCAAACCAATACAAAGTACCGATAGTACCATTTGGAAGAGGAACAAGCTTAGAAGGGCATGTTATTCCTTATGACCACGGGATAACGATAGATTTTTCTCTGATGAACAAAATATTAGAAGTTAGGGAGAAGGACTTTCTCGTAAAAGTTCAACCAGGGGTGACGCGTTCTCAGTTGAATAAAGAGTTGAAAAAATACGGATTGTTTTTCTCTGTGGATCCGGGAGCAGATGCAACACTTGGGGGTATGGCAGCAACAAATGCTAGTGGAACAACATCCGTTAAATATGGGGTTATGCGCGATCAAGTTCGAGATTTAGAGGTTGTTCTCTCAGATGGTACGGTAATTCATACGGGGAATTTAGCAGAAAAATCTTCATCTGGTTATCATTTAAACGGTCTATTTGTAGGGTCTGAGGGAACGCTCGGTTGCTTTACTGAATTGACGCTAAGAGTCTATGGGATTCCTGAATATGTTATGGCTGCTCGAGCATCCTTCAAAACAGTCAATGATGCTGTCGAAGCAGTCGTTAGTATTTTACAAGCGGGAATTCCAATTGCAAGAGTTGAACTGGTAGATGAACCTTCAATAAAACAAGTGAACTTGCATAGTAAAACAGCTTATGAGGAACAACCAACCTTATTTTTAGAGTTTCAAGGCAATGAAGCTGGCTTAAAGCAAGACGTTGAATTTATGAAGGAGATTGTAGCAGCGTACAATTGTGAACATATTGATTTTGAGGGCGATAATGCAGCTCGAAATCAACTGTGGGAAGCTCGCCATAATTTAGCTTACGCCTATGTTCATGGACACCCAGGAAAAAAACTAATGGTGACCGATGTTTGTTTACCGATTTCCGAGTTAGCAGGTGCTATTGCCCATGCGAGAGAAGCACTAGATTTATTAGCGCTTACAGGTGGGATTGTTGGCCATGTCGGTGATGGCAATTTCCATGTTCTTTTAATGATTGATATGAATGATTCTAATGAAATAAAAAAAGCTGATGAATTTAATGAGTTGATTGTGATGTATGCACTTGAACGAGGGGGAACTTGTACAGGAGAGCATGGTGTCGGCATTGGTAAACAGAAATACCAAGAGAAAGAACATGGTAAAGCATTGCTTGTGATGGAAAAGATTAAACAAGCGCTCGATCCTGACGGACTCTTAAATCCAAATAAAATCTTAAAAATAAAGAAAGAGGGAGTGGAAATATGA
- a CDS encoding FadR/GntR family transcriptional regulator, translated as MPQPKKKAYQVIVDQIREYFLNGELQPGEKLPTERELASRFNVSRTSVREALRKLEIKGIIEIKQGSGSFIKTPEYHSLGEELSSTIIKTEKKLIYEMLELRQALEVECAFLASRRATSEDLERIGKALEMMDRVKNDVELGIQADLSFHINIVLASHNSIFLQLFQTLSEHMQDTIRVTRRQRLKDPERTQETIDEHKEIFLAIAAGDANQAKQLMEKHITQIRRELTESLLSHIGEQHD; from the coding sequence ATGCCACAACCAAAGAAAAAAGCATATCAAGTAATTGTTGATCAAATAAGGGAATATTTTTTAAATGGGGAATTACAGCCCGGAGAAAAACTCCCGACAGAAAGAGAATTAGCGAGTCGTTTTAATGTAAGTCGAACATCGGTTAGAGAGGCACTTCGGAAGCTTGAAATCAAAGGAATTATTGAAATTAAACAAGGCAGTGGCAGTTTTATCAAAACACCAGAATACCATTCATTAGGAGAAGAACTTTCATCTACGATCATAAAAACTGAAAAAAAACTAATATATGAAATGTTAGAACTTCGCCAGGCACTTGAAGTTGAATGTGCCTTTTTAGCTTCACGACGAGCCACTTCTGAAGATTTAGAACGAATTGGTAAAGCATTAGAAATGATGGATCGAGTTAAAAATGATGTAGAATTAGGAATTCAAGCTGACCTAAGTTTCCATATTAATATTGTTCTCGCTTCACATAATTCAATATTTTTACAATTATTTCAAACCCTTAGTGAACATATGCAAGACACAATCCGTGTTACCCGAAGACAACGCTTGAAAGATCCAGAACGCACGCAAGAGACCATTGATGAACATAAAGAAATTTTCTTAGCAATCGCAGCTGGTGATGCAAATCAAGCCAAACAACTCATGGAAAAACATATTACGCAAATAAGGCGAGAATTGACAGAATCGCTTTTAAGTCATATTGGAGAACAACACGACTAA
- a CDS encoding sugar nucleotide-binding protein: MKFLVLGATGMAGHTISIYLCSQGHDVTTYSRTAFSYGKNITGDITDSNFLRSLLLDHDYDFVVNCIGILNDACETDREKSIYLNSYLPHAIVSLLKNRKTKLIHLSTDCVFSGKSRSLS, from the coding sequence TTGAAATTTTTAGTTCTTGGCGCTACTGGAATGGCTGGTCACACGATTTCAATCTATTTATGCTCTCAAGGGCATGATGTGACAACCTATTCAAGAACAGCCTTTTCATACGGAAAAAATATAACGGGAGATATTACTGATTCAAATTTTTTAAGGTCACTATTACTAGATCACGACTATGATTTTGTGGTCAATTGTATTGGTATATTAAATGATGCCTGTGAAACGGACCGTGAGAAGAGCATATATCTCAATAGTTATTTGCCTCATGCCATTGTATCTTTATTAAAAAACAGGAAAACTAAGCTTATTCATTTGAGTACGGATTGTGTATTTTCAGGAAAAAGCCGCTCCCTATCATGA
- a CDS encoding bile acid:sodium symporter family protein produces the protein MKILEAISTIAGKYFAVWVICIAVIAFVAPDPFLIFGGYITILLGIVMFGMGLTLKAVDFKLVITNPVPVIIGVCAQYIIMPLSAFLIAYIMNLPAELAAGLVLLGSVPGGTASNVMVYLAKGNVPLSITMTSFSTLLAPIATPLILLLLAGKWMPVDPMAMFTSIIQVIIFPIILGIVVRRFAPRVVEKSMNVIPLISVVAIMIIVSAVVAGNVNNIASAGAIIFAAVALHNAFGLLFGYLIGRVLGLDESNRRAISIEVGMQNSGLGVALATAHFGPLAALPSVLGAVWHNISGPILATYWSKKQENVKKQLNEQIQEGNGGTHI, from the coding sequence ATGAAAATTTTAGAAGCCATTAGTACGATAGCTGGAAAATACTTTGCCGTATGGGTCATCTGTATAGCAGTTATTGCCTTTGTAGCTCCAGATCCATTTTTAATATTTGGGGGATATATAACGATTTTGCTAGGCATTGTTATGTTTGGTATGGGGCTGACGTTAAAAGCGGTTGATTTCAAACTGGTCATAACGAATCCAGTGCCAGTCATCATTGGTGTATGTGCCCAATATATTATCATGCCACTTTCCGCTTTTTTAATTGCGTATATTATGAACTTACCAGCGGAATTAGCTGCAGGGCTAGTCCTTCTTGGCTCTGTTCCAGGGGGTACTGCTTCAAACGTCATGGTGTATCTAGCTAAAGGCAATGTACCATTATCAATCACAATGACATCTTTTTCGACGTTATTAGCTCCAATTGCAACACCATTAATACTACTATTACTTGCAGGTAAATGGATGCCGGTGGATCCAATGGCGATGTTTACTTCAATTATTCAAGTAATCATCTTCCCAATTATACTAGGTATTGTTGTAAGAAGATTTGCTCCACGTGTCGTAGAAAAAAGCATGAATGTCATTCCACTTATCTCAGTAGTTGCTATTATGATCATTGTCTCTGCTGTTGTTGCGGGTAATGTTAATAATATCGCTTCGGCGGGAGCCATTATTTTTGCGGCAGTAGCGCTCCATAATGCATTTGGATTGCTGTTTGGCTATTTAATAGGACGTGTATTAGGACTTGATGAAAGTAATCGAAGAGCTATCTCTATTGAAGTTGGCATGCAAAACTCTGGTCTAGGTGTAGCGTTAGCTACTGCTCATTTTGGTCCCTTAGCTGCCCTACCTAGTGTTCTTGGCGCTGTTTGGCATAATATTTCTGGTCCGATTCTCGCTACTTATTGGTCGAAGAAACAGGAGAACGTAAAGAAACAGCTTAATGAACAGATTCAGGAAGGTAACGGTGGAACTCATATTTAA
- a CDS encoding DUF402 domain-containing protein, with the protein MLKRKFGNRSEWQRVIERKYSQSYLDTSEFKGFITLLKTIRVTEPLFVNYGEKNLCIVDNGYIWLQQFPLEKNHSVTTMFDANGEIIQWYIDICYKNSIENNVPYMDDLFLDLILLPSGELIEKDADELEEAYLNGIIDKSLYDLAWNELNSIKRDIRKGEFKLVNLSKQHKDILINESIS; encoded by the coding sequence ATGCTAAAGAGAAAGTTTGGAAACCGTTCAGAATGGCAACGAGTTATAGAAAGAAAGTATAGTCAGTCATACCTTGATACTAGTGAATTTAAGGGTTTTATAACATTATTAAAAACAATCCGAGTTACTGAACCTTTATTCGTGAATTATGGAGAGAAAAACCTATGTATTGTTGATAACGGCTACATATGGTTACAACAATTTCCTCTTGAGAAAAATCATTCTGTAACAACAATGTTTGATGCTAACGGAGAAATAATTCAATGGTATATCGATATTTGCTATAAAAACTCAATAGAAAATAATGTTCCTTATATGGATGATCTATTTTTAGATCTTATCTTGTTGCCATCGGGAGAGTTGATTGAAAAAGATGCTGATGAATTAGAAGAAGCTTATTTGAATGGCATCATTGATAAATCTCTTTATGATTTGGCTTGGAACGAGCTAAACAGCATAAAAAGAGATATACGCAAAGGTGAATTTAAGTTGGTTAACCTTTCTAAACAACATAAAGATATTTTAATAAATGAATCAATTTCATAA